One Deinococcus grandis DNA window includes the following coding sequences:
- a CDS encoding OmpH family outer membrane protein gives MNRFLILAPLALLATVPHAQQSKNRVGVVNVQNVIKNMSGSKTYLDLNTKSSADLKARQATLQTLATKAARGTAADKAALTKAQQDYAKVRDGYVKQIETAFKPLATKVNTAVAKVAKTNGYSIVLDANVANATNLIVHANTAVDLTQAVLKEVK, from the coding sequence ATGAACCGCTTCCTGATCCTCGCGCCCCTGGCGCTCCTCGCCACCGTCCCTCACGCGCAGCAGAGCAAGAACCGCGTGGGTGTCGTGAACGTCCAGAACGTCATCAAGAACATGAGCGGCAGCAAGACCTACCTGGACCTGAACACCAAGTCCAGCGCCGACCTCAAGGCCCGTCAGGCCACCCTACAGACCCTGGCCACCAAGGCCGCCCGCGGTACCGCCGCCGACAAGGCCGCGCTCACCAAGGCCCAGCAGGACTACGCCAAGGTCCGCGACGGGTACGTCAAGCAGATCGAGACGGCCTTCAAACCGCTGGCCACCAAGGTCAACACGGCCGTCGCGAAGGTCGCGAAGACCAACGGGTACAGCATCGTGCTGGACGCCAACGTCGCCAACGCCACGAACCTGATCGTCCACGCGAACACCGCCGTGGACCTCACGCAGGCCGTGCTGAAGGAAGTCAAATAA
- a CDS encoding CBS and ACT domain-containing protein, whose protein sequence is MLVRDWMTRNPVTVTPDTPVMDALKILKEGGFRRLPVLDGHGRLVGITTRKDLKDAMPSKATTLSVWELNYLLSKLTVDEMMARPVITAAEGEYMEDAALRMQEHHVGGLPVLNDAGQLSGIITTMDVLRAFTGILGMREGGQRLTLDMPDVPGSLEKATHAILPSNIISVATFGGENGRRRFVMRVSGEGVRDVRDRVRAAGIDVLD, encoded by the coding sequence ATGCTCGTTCGCGACTGGATGACCCGCAACCCGGTGACCGTCACCCCCGACACGCCCGTGATGGACGCCCTGAAGATCCTCAAGGAGGGCGGATTCCGCCGCCTGCCGGTCCTGGACGGGCACGGACGCCTGGTGGGCATCACGACCCGCAAGGACCTGAAGGACGCCATGCCCAGCAAGGCCACGACCCTGAGCGTGTGGGAACTGAACTACCTGCTGAGCAAGCTGACGGTGGACGAGATGATGGCCCGCCCGGTCATCACGGCGGCCGAGGGCGAGTACATGGAGGACGCCGCGCTGCGGATGCAGGAGCATCACGTGGGCGGCCTGCCGGTCCTGAACGACGCGGGGCAGCTGAGCGGCATCATCACGACCATGGACGTCCTGCGGGCGTTCACGGGCATCCTGGGCATGCGCGAGGGTGGGCAGCGCCTGACGCTGGACATGCCGGACGTGCCGGGCAGTCTGGAGAAGGCCACGCACGCGATCCTGCCGAGCAACATCATCTCGGTGGCGACGTTCGGCGGGGAGAACGGCCGCCGCCGCTTCGTGATGCGCGTCAGTGGCGAGGGCGTGCGGGACGTGCGGGACCGCGTGCGCGCGGCGGGCATCGACGTGCTGGACTGA
- a CDS encoding HAD family hydrolase: protein MPFEEMPFEGVLFDLDGVLVDSEHRAEGVWVRTLAEHGLPIAANEFSHMAVGQTFPNVLLRLQELHGWTATDAFLPVLEERFNQAFHDLPAIEGARETLLALRAAGIPFAVASNSERGRLHLKLRASGLADLVGAHAYDPSWVGGRGKPHPELYVFAAARLGVDVTRCVVVEDSVPGGTAGVAAGATLFALLAAGHIHPDSAAHMQAIGASRVLRSHQELREALGLSA from the coding sequence ATGCCATTCGAGGAGATGCCGTTCGAGGGGGTGCTGTTCGATCTGGACGGCGTGCTGGTGGACAGCGAGCACCGGGCGGAGGGGGTGTGGGTGCGGACGCTGGCCGAGCACGGCCTGCCCATTGCAGCGAACGAGTTCTCGCATATGGCGGTCGGGCAGACCTTCCCGAACGTGCTGCTGCGACTTCAGGAGCTGCACGGCTGGACGGCCACGGACGCGTTCCTGCCGGTGCTGGAGGAACGGTTCAATCAGGCGTTCCATGACCTCCCGGCCATTGAGGGCGCACGGGAGACGCTGCTGGCCCTGCGCGCGGCAGGGATTCCGTTCGCGGTGGCCAGCAACAGTGAACGGGGTCGCCTCCACCTGAAGCTCCGCGCGTCGGGACTGGCGGACCTGGTCGGGGCGCACGCCTACGATCCGTCGTGGGTGGGTGGGCGGGGCAAGCCGCACCCCGAGCTTTACGTGTTCGCGGCTGCCCGGCTGGGCGTGGACGTCACGCGCTGCGTGGTCGTCGAGGATTCCGTGCCGGGCGGCACCGCCGGGGTGGCGGCGGGCGCGACCCTGTTCGCGCTGCTCGCCGCCGGGCACATCCACCCGGACAGCGCCGCGCACATGCAGGCCATCGGGGCGTCGCGGGTGCTGCGCTCACACCAGGAATTGCGGGAGGCGCTGGGTCTGTCCGCCTGA
- a CDS encoding pyridoxamine 5'-phosphate oxidase family protein yields the protein MTQQQSGDVKKLADLMGGVKFAMLTVQTAEGHLHAHPMTTQEVEFDGDIWFIGGKDTEQVAAMRAHPQVNVSYARPDKGVYVSVNGEAKLVEDRAKLDELWSDMYKAYFPQGKEDPNIQLIHIAANGAEYWESDGKVRSLIQIARGLVTGEHAHQGENETIKL from the coding sequence ATGACACAACAGCAATCCGGAGACGTGAAGAAACTGGCCGACCTGATGGGGGGCGTGAAGTTCGCCATGCTGACCGTCCAGACGGCCGAGGGGCACCTGCACGCGCACCCCATGACCACCCAGGAAGTGGAATTCGACGGGGACATCTGGTTCATCGGCGGGAAGGACACCGAGCAGGTCGCCGCGATGCGCGCCCACCCTCAGGTGAACGTCAGCTACGCCCGCCCTGACAAGGGCGTGTACGTCAGCGTGAACGGCGAGGCGAAACTGGTCGAGGACCGCGCCAAGCTGGACGAACTCTGGAGCGACATGTACAAGGCGTACTTCCCGCAGGGCAAGGAAGACCCGAACATCCAGCTGATCCACATCGCCGCGAACGGCGCGGAGTACTGGGAGAGCGACGGCAAGGTCCGGAGCCTCATTCAGATCGCCAGGGGCCTCGTGACCGGCGAGCACGCCCACCAGGGCGAGAACGAGACCATCAAGCTCTGA
- a CDS encoding OmpH family outer membrane protein, giving the protein MKISAKLVAPVALAAAFGLGMVAPHAQTTPQKVAFVDVSKLLAAHPNDKSIKDIQAKAEAELGAIDKQIKAIDAKGASATAAEKQTREQLVKTIQAKAADYDKQIDPKITEIEQAVDKAVNTVAKSNGYSIVMDKTVAAKSGLVIYADDNTDLTAAVAKNIK; this is encoded by the coding sequence ATGAAGATCAGCGCGAAACTCGTGGCCCCCGTGGCCCTCGCCGCCGCATTCGGCCTCGGCATGGTCGCCCCCCACGCGCAGACCACCCCCCAGAAGGTCGCGTTCGTGGACGTCAGCAAGCTCCTGGCCGCCCACCCCAACGACAAGAGCATCAAGGACATCCAGGCGAAGGCCGAAGCGGAACTCGGCGCGATCGACAAGCAGATCAAGGCCATCGACGCCAAGGGCGCCAGCGCCACCGCCGCCGAGAAGCAGACCCGCGAGCAGCTCGTGAAGACCATCCAGGCCAAGGCCGCGGACTACGACAAGCAGATCGACCCCAAGATCACCGAGATCGAGCAGGCTGTCGACAAGGCCGTGAACACCGTCGCCAAGAGCAACGGCTACAGCATCGTCATGGACAAGACCGTCGCCGCCAAGAGCGGCCTCGTGATCTACGCCGACGACAACACCGACCTGACCGCCGCCGTCGCCAAGAACATCAAGTAA
- the lysW gene encoding lysine biosynthesis protein LysW yields MATVQFENPDTGATIELTNPELGELVIDDETGVEYEVVSIDPPRLEAAPQEAEDWGE; encoded by the coding sequence ATGGCTACTGTTCAATTTGAAAACCCCGATACCGGCGCGACCATCGAACTGACCAACCCCGAACTGGGCGAACTCGTCATCGACGACGAGACCGGCGTGGAATACGAGGTCGTCTCCATCGACCCGCCCCGCCTCGAAGCCGCCCCGCAGGAAGCGGAGGACTGGGGCGAGTAA
- the lysX gene encoding lysine biosynthesis protein LysX, producing the protein MADLAVLYDRIRPDEKMLFEALDDLGVPYDKVYTPQLKVTFDEQGRAGVPWKVAIERCVSQSRGHGVTRALEGFGVKVINPAHVIELCGDKLATNAALHAHGLPTPRTGVAFDGDTALTLIEEMGYPVVLKPTVGSWGRMVSRLNDRAAAEAVIEHKEVLGGPQHGIFYVQELINKPGRDIRAFVVGGVCIGAIYRTSEHWITNTARGAKASNCPVTPEIADLAGKAAAAVHGQIVAIDLVEDPAAQNEWGGLKIIEINHTMEFKNSVATTGVNIPRLMGEYAISLL; encoded by the coding sequence ATGGCCGACCTCGCCGTCCTGTACGACCGCATCCGCCCCGACGAGAAGATGCTCTTCGAGGCCCTCGACGACCTCGGCGTTCCCTACGACAAGGTCTACACCCCGCAGCTGAAGGTCACCTTCGACGAGCAGGGCCGCGCGGGCGTGCCCTGGAAGGTCGCCATCGAACGCTGCGTCAGCCAGAGCCGCGGCCACGGCGTGACGCGCGCGCTGGAAGGCTTCGGGGTGAAGGTCATCAACCCCGCGCACGTCATCGAACTGTGCGGCGACAAGCTCGCCACGAACGCCGCCCTGCACGCCCACGGGCTGCCCACCCCCCGCACCGGCGTGGCCTTCGACGGCGACACCGCCCTGACCCTCATCGAGGAGATGGGCTACCCGGTCGTCCTGAAACCCACCGTGGGCTCCTGGGGCCGGATGGTCAGCCGCCTGAACGACCGCGCCGCTGCCGAGGCCGTCATCGAGCACAAGGAAGTCCTAGGCGGGCCGCAGCACGGGATCTTCTACGTGCAGGAACTCATCAACAAGCCCGGACGGGACATCCGCGCGTTCGTGGTGGGCGGCGTGTGCATCGGCGCGATCTACCGAACCAGCGAACACTGGATCACGAACACCGCGCGCGGCGCGAAAGCCAGCAACTGCCCCGTCACGCCCGAGATCGCCGACCTCGCCGGGAAGGCCGCCGCCGCCGTACACGGGCAGATCGTCGCCATCGACCTCGTCGAGGACCCCGCCGCACAGAACGAGTGGGGCGGCCTGAAGATCATCGAGATCAACCACACCATGGAATTCAAGAACTCCGTGGCGACCACCGGCGTGAACATCCCGCGCCTGATGGGCGAGTACGCGATCAGCCTGCTGTAA